From one Lycium barbarum isolate Lr01 chromosome 6, ASM1917538v2, whole genome shotgun sequence genomic stretch:
- the LOC132645584 gene encoding large ribosomal subunit protein eL36y-like isoform X1, which produces MQTINTVLQSEKTLALFSALPSIISFKGMAPKQPNTGLSVGLNKGHVVTKKELAPRPSDRKGKTSKRVHFVRSLIREVAGFAPYEKRITELLKVGKDKRALKVAKRKLGTHKRAKKKREEMSNVLRKSRAAGGGEKKK; this is translated from the exons ATGCAGACTATAAATACTGTATTGCAATCAGAAAAAACCCTAGCTCTCTTCTCAGCGCTTCCGTCAATTATTTCCTTCAAAG GGATGGCTCCAAAGCAGCCAAATACAGGCCTTTCTGTGGGTCTTAACAAAGGACATGTTGTTACTAAGAAAGAGTTGGCTCCTCGCCCTTCTGATAGGAAAGGG AAAACCAGTAAGAGGGTTCATTTTGTTAGAAGCCTTATCAGGGAAGTAGCTGGTTTTGCACCTTATGAGAAGAGAATTACTGAGCTTCTTAAAGTTGGGAAGGACAAACGTGCTCTGAAGGTAGCCAAGAGGAAGCTGGGCACTCACAAGAGAGCAAAGAAGAAGCGTGAAGAGATGTCCAATGTTCTCCGTAAATCGAG GGCTGCTGGAGGTGGTGAAAAGAAGAAATGA
- the LOC132645584 gene encoding large ribosomal subunit protein eL36y-like isoform X2: MAPKQPNTGLSVGLNKGHVVTKKELAPRPSDRKGKTSKRVHFVRSLIREVAGFAPYEKRITELLKVGKDKRALKVAKRKLGTHKRAKKKREEMSNVLRKSRAAGGGEKKK, from the exons ATGGCTCCAAAGCAGCCAAATACAGGCCTTTCTGTGGGTCTTAACAAAGGACATGTTGTTACTAAGAAAGAGTTGGCTCCTCGCCCTTCTGATAGGAAAGGG AAAACCAGTAAGAGGGTTCATTTTGTTAGAAGCCTTATCAGGGAAGTAGCTGGTTTTGCACCTTATGAGAAGAGAATTACTGAGCTTCTTAAAGTTGGGAAGGACAAACGTGCTCTGAAGGTAGCCAAGAGGAAGCTGGGCACTCACAAGAGAGCAAAGAAGAAGCGTGAAGAGATGTCCAATGTTCTCCGTAAATCGAG GGCTGCTGGAGGTGGTGAAAAGAAGAAATGA